One genomic window of Numida meleagris isolate 19003 breed g44 Domestic line chromosome 1, NumMel1.0, whole genome shotgun sequence includes the following:
- the LOC110407893 gene encoding G-protein coupled receptor 183-like, which translates to MSTELPAETSVAEMDIFTTSETNSSTCDLYEHKDTARILLSVFYGLILILGVLGNTIALTVIFKNRKKINSTTLYSTNLVLSDLLFCIALPTRIAYYALGFHWPFGEALCRITALLFYINTYAGVNFMTCLSIDRFFAVVHPFRYKIRRIKYAKGICVFIWFLVFSQTFPLLIQPMTHEENGRTTCMEYPNFEKIAHLPFILLAACLVGYLIPLGIILFCYSQISCKLFQTAKENPLTEKSGINKKAINTILFVIIVFIICFTPYHVAIIQHMIKKLQYQPLCNENQIFQKSLHYTVFLMNFNCCLDPFIYFFACKGYKRTVLKILRRQVSVSISSAARSHHEESSRDVGETQMMVLAKSANGKLPEKSSL; encoded by the coding sequence GTCCACTGAGCTTCCTGCAGAAACATCAGTTGCAGAAATGGACATTTTCACAACTTCTGAGACAAACAGTTCTACCTGTGACTTGTATGAACATAAAGATACAGCAAGGATACTCCTATCTGTGTTCTACGGCCTCATCTTAATTCTTGGAGTACTTGGAAACACAATTGCCCTCACcgtcatttttaaaaacagaaagaagataaaCTCTACTACCCTCTATTCAACAAATCTTGTCCTCTCAGATCTACTGTTCTGTATTGCCCTGCCCACAAGGATAGCCTACTATGCGCTGGGATTCCACTGGCCATTCGGAGAAGCATTATGTCGAATAACTGCTCTCTTATTTTACATTAACACTTATGCAGGTGTGAACTTCATGACATGTTTGAGTATTGACAGATTTTTTGCTGTCGTCCATCCATTCCGATACAAGATTAGAAGGATTAAATACGCCAAGGGCATTTGTGTATTTATCTGGTTTCTTGTATTCAGCCAAACTTTCCCATTGCTTATACAGCCCATGAcacatgaagaaaatggaaggacTACATGTATGGAATATCCAAACTTTGAAAAAATAGCCCATTTACCATTTATACTTCTTGCTGCCTGTTTAGTAGGATATCTTATTCCCCTTGGAATTATACTATTTTGTTATTCTCAAATTAGCTGCAAACTTTTTCAAACAGCCAAGGAAAATCCACTGACTGAAAAATCAGGGATAAACAAAAAAGCTATCAATACAATCCTATTTGTAATTATAGTGTTCATCATCTGCTTTACCCCTTATCATGTTGCAATCATACAACACATGATTAAGAAGCTTCAGTATCAACCCTTATGcaatgaaaatcaaattttcCAGAAGTCACTCCATTATACTGTGTTTCTGATGAATTTTAATTGCTGTCTGGATCCTTTCATCTATTTCTTTGCATGCAAAGGATACAAAAGGACTGTACTGAAAATACTGAGGCGACAAGTCAGCGTATCAATTTCAAGTGCTGCCAGATCACACCATGAAGAAAGCTCACGCGATGTGGGAGAAACACAAATGATGGTACTTGCAAAATCTGCCAATGGGAAGTTACCTGAAAAATCAAGTCTGTAG